The Musa acuminata AAA Group cultivar baxijiao chromosome BXJ1-8, Cavendish_Baxijiao_AAA, whole genome shotgun sequence genomic sequence TTTATTATAGAGTGTGTTAATCCTCTCACAGTTTCTGTTATTTGTTGTGGAAGGACTTTCCCATGCCTAGCTTAATTGCCATCTGTCTGACACCTGATTGGAAACATACTCTTAGCTCTTGTAATTTTATTATTGGCTAATCCTTCGCAAAATTTTGCCTGTAAATGTATGGGGttattatgtttatgatttaatctttatttttttatccatCAGCAGTAAAATATATTCTCATCAATTCCTTGCATGTTTTTTTTCTGAGCTTTTTGCATTCAACTGTGAATGTTTATCGGCTTTAGCTGTTATCATTTGACTGAATTATAGTTTTGTGATCTAATTCTCGTGCTACTCAAAGATAATAAATAGTACCAAGTGATGTTTTTCTGTCTGCCAGTATAAGTTGTTGATGAGGCTGCAGAAAGTAATTTGTTGCTATTAAGATGCAGGCCCTACctctgtcatcaatgaatactagTCATGAGTCATTGTTTGTTCTATCGATTTACTGTTTAACTATTATTGATTTTGGACCTGCTATAATTTCTTTTCTTTATCAttagaaaaatgaaaagaaagctaGATGGCTTGGCTTCCATGCTTTTGAGGGCTTCAGTGGATCGAGTTGGTGCATAATCCAGGACTTGGTTTCAGTTACTTGTTTGATCTCCAGCGATAACCCAGTTCTGGTGCATGAAAGGAGGTAAATCACCTTTTACAGTCACCAGATAATGAGCATAGACTGGAATGAGGTACATAATCTTGGCCTTTGTTATTTATACTTTGTAACTGGTAGCTAACTAGAATCTTTGTTGTAAATACCATGAGaaattgatgaggcaattagagtTGCAACTGCTTGGTGTATGGATTTCCCATTAGAGCTTATTTTTAACGTTTGCAAATAATTGATTGATTTCCTTGTCActtttcatatattttcttttcaaGGTTAGCCCTACACATTTTAAGAGTATATATATCTCTCTAAATATTTAGAACCTCCACATATCACTCCCACTACCATTTATTTAGAACTACCCCATTAgagttttaaatataaaaatatcaaaagcaTGCTTTCTATTCTAAGTGATTGCTTTATATCTGCCTTGTTCATTTTCTTGCAGGTCGATAAGGATTACATCATTGAAGAAGAATAATGATCATAAATAAGCCATCCAATCAAATGTGCATTTGTATGATGATAAGGTATTCTATAATAGAGTTTCAAAGTTTAACAGTTAATGCATATGAACTACAATGATGATAGTAAGTTTTgagatatgtatatgtgtgtgtgtgtgtgtgttaaatttaaattttaagggGTAAACATCACGATTTCCAGTAATGTTCTCATGAGCCGAACACTGTACACTAAAATCTCATTTCAGGATGGAAACGTCAAATGGCCAAAGATCTGAAGGATGCAAATATCATTTCCATCGCAAAACAAAGATGCAAATGCCTACAGAAAAACATGTTCAGGGGATTCATTGGCTGCCACTATATCAGAGTTTCCAGCCACAAACTCCTCAAGGGTCAGAGCAGGGAGGGAGAGAAACTCCGGAGCTCCATCCCGGTTGTGCAATGTGATAATCGTCCTCGATCCATCGCATCCAATGTGAGTCACATGCTGCACATCCGTTGGGAATCcaatctccatctccacctcttcATCTTCCTCCCTCTGCAGTGCAAACAACTGAGCCATGCTCTTGATCAGTCGCTGCAGCGCTGCAGATATGTTGTGCCTCGGAAGAGGAGGAAACCCCAGCGATCTCTTCATCTCCAACCTCGGTAAGCTCTCTTGTACACCTTTTGATAACAAAAAGAAGTTTCTCCTGGTATCATTTACTGAAAGGAACACAGAATGGCATTGAGAGTAAGAATGAGAAGTTTACTTTGCGATGATTGAGTGATTCTGTCGGGGCTTTCTTGTGCTGCTTTCTATCAACCGAAATATCTCATTGCCTATTAATGGAGATGGAAAGGGCACAATGGAGTGCAACAGAAGAAAGAAGGGACCTGCAGACAGAATGGCTTATCATGACAGGGGGAAGTGTTTGTTGAAATCTCTGACGATGGATGTCATTGACTTGGTCATCAAGTTAGCAGATCTCCATAGTCTATAGCAGGGCATAGACGTGTGGTTGGTTGCTACTTTACTCGTTGCTGGTTGCAGTGCCGTCTGTAGTCCTGTATTGTGTTTCTGAGAAGGCTCCTATGGTGTGGCAAATATGTGTAGCTACTCTATTGTGTCACTCACTGCCTCTCCCTTTTGATCACTCAAAATCTTATCAAGAGTGCAATCCAAGCAATTCATCCAATCATCCAGAACTGATGCCATCATTTAGAAACAAGATCAAGAACGTCCGAGTCAGTCAGGCGGTCAcaggaaaataaaaaagaaaaaggaagagataTGGGAGACTCCACTGTCGCTTTCTTTTGTTTGTAATATTGAATGCTTTGGAGTGGACAATGATCAAGTACAAGTCACCATCGGAATCTATATCCAAGGATGCTGCAGTCCTTTTGCTGGCCTTAAAAGCAAATGGAGTTTTGAGGGCTCCAGTTAATTCTTTTGGAGTATGTAACTTCAATTCTTCTCTCCAACAAATAATCATCCCATCCCATGGAAATTTTATTGTGCGAGTTCCCAACACTCGAATGTATCTGGTAATCATCTGTGACCTATTCTGTAATCTTCACTCGGAAGCCATCTGCGGCCATCAGCCCCCATCACTGTTCAGGTATCAGTCACCGTCATCTTCACTTCTGTTTTTTTCCTTACCGATTCGAGACAGAGCTTTCAATTTGAGTTGGATTAAACATGGTTCAATATGTAGTTAAACTGTCCAATTGTAAGTtgacacataatttttttttggacAGACTTAACTTACCCTAAATCCAATCTGTTGTTAgccaattttataaaataatatatggcGTCTTAAGCactttttaaataattttcaaCCTCGTCAGAGTTTTGGTAGTTGAATTTATAGTGTTAATTTATAAGGGCGTTTCTCTATTGTTTGATTCTTTGTCCTTTTTGCAAAGGGTGTTTAATGCATGTTTTTTACtggtttatttttaaaaaatatctccATCTTGCATTCTATGATTGAAACCATTTATTTAACCTTTGCGCAAGTGTTAGTCTTTGCCCTTAACTTGTTAACTGGTTGGATCGGTTCTTGGAATCATGAGTGTGATAGTGGTTTGAGAATTGTGAATGCTGTTGGAGATATTTTTTTCACCTGATGTCTGTTATAGATGATTATAAAAATTTGTCTATATCTTATGAAAAAAATCCTGTAGCTAACTAATTAATCATTCATGCTCGTTCAgtatattttttgttttaatcttCGTAGTAAATTCTTTCCGTTCCGTTCTTAGATAGATCTCTTAGTTTGCGCTGACGCCAATGAGATTGTTTCCTTTCATCAATGAAAGAAAGTTATTAACTTTTCCTTCTTGAAAAATAAAACTACTATTTAGACTACTAAGAGGAGGAggacaaaattaaatttgatcattAAAATTAAATGCATTTAAGATCTTTAGCAAacaattcattatatatatatatatatatatatatatatatatatgaattaattataaattattttttataattaattattcttagtattttaattttattaataaaatcgatggtacgaaaaaaaaaatgagattaaatatttaaattttataagtataaatatcttaatataatttttaaaattaaaaagattaaaatattaaaaataattaattataaaagataatatataattagttatatatatataatttaaatttttattttttctaaaactTGTATTATTGATGAACTCAGTTGAATTATAGATATAAATTTAGACAGAGGAGAGAGATGAGAGAATGAATTTGAGTTCGTTCAGAGGGATTGGGTGACCGGCGAGGAGGGTGGAGACGATGATGCGCTCCTTCCAGCCGTCCGACGCCTGCCGCCCCTGTGGACGCCATATCCCGCTTAGTGGCCGCACCCGCCGACTAGGGAGGGGATAGCAAGCAGGCCGTTTGCGTCAACGGGGAGGAGGAACCGAAGGACCCGATACATGCGACATAGCGGACGAGATAATATCATAGTATAACGGCCGTTACCAACTCGGACGTGTCGGCTAATTTTACGAATCCGATACGATCTTAAAAAATCCAATTAAATCTCAATATTTCCCTAAAAATTCCATCGACCAAACCATAAAACACTaaagataaagaaagaaagacaCCCACCACAGTCTCTCGATGTCCTCCGTCTCCGGCCTCGCATACGCCTCCTGGGGGAACAACGTCTTCGACGCCTTCTCCATCGAACCGTGGGATCCCTTCGACGGCCTCCCCTTCCGCTCCTCTTCCTCCGGCCCCCGCTCCTTCTCCTTCGTCGGCGCCCGCGTCGACTGGAAAGAGACGCCGGAGGTGCACGTGTTCAGGGCCAACCTCTGGGGGCTGAAGCAGGAGGAGGTGAGGGTGGAGGTGGAGGACGGGCGGATCCTCCGCATCAGCGCCGAAAGGAGCCGGCGGGCCGACAACGCCTGGCACCGCGCGGGGCGGAGCGGCGGCAGGTTCCTGAGGAGGTTCCGGCTGCCGGAGAACGCCAGGATGGAGCAGGTGAGGACGGCAATGGAGAACGGCGTGCTCACCGTCACCGTTCACAAGGGGGTCTTGAAAGGGCGTCTCTCGTGATCTCGGCACAGAGAGTCTTGTTTTGGATGGTAAGTAAGCGTCTTCTTATGGACGTGTTGCTGCGTGGTTGGGCTTTCGTAGGAGTGGTGTTTGCTATCGTTCACCAGTGGTGGGGATGGTGTAACAACAATAACTAGGCAATGGCTTATGTTCTCGGTATAACAGGGGATAAGTTCTCATCAGTACAAAAAGCATGGAGACAGAGTGCCATCTTCGCTGTGCTTAACGATTACGGTTGGAGATTGTTATtcacttatttttttattaataattcctTATTTCATACAATcatctaaaatataattttattaaatataatcttTTAATTATCCATCAATAATCTCACAAACTCTTAGTTATTATTACTTCATAAAACGCATTTCATCCATCAGTCGGTCATTTTAGTTTTTATTGCTTTAAATATTGAAACCTTCCACAAATGTTGTTGTCATGATTGCATTAGTTTATTTGAGTtcaaagattattattattattattattattataatatctcTCAAAAGCTTTCACATAAGCATGTGATGGAAACTATTAACTGTTGCTTAACCATCCTAAAGGCAATTTAATTGTAATTATAGCATAATAACTACTTCGATTTCTTGTTCGTTAAGAACATAAGCTACACATTTAAGCACATCTTTTTCATCAACATCTTTAAAAAAGGGAAAGGAGAAAGAAATTATGTTGATCATCGTATTACCAACCACAAAGTCAACAACTTAGCAATCGTGTGATTCTTATCTCGAGTCCTGACACGATCCATAAGGTAATATATTAGTCTATGAATTTGAGAAGGTAGAAGATGACTAAGGCATCATAACGTTAGAGATCTCTTAAAGGAAGCATTTTGATGATTACAAAATGGCAATAGCTCGCCCTAATAGGGGCCTTTATACAGAGCAAATTAATGAGAAATAAAGCTAAGCTATGAATTATGGATATGAAAAAGCTTTAGcctcaataataaaaattatgagaACTTGCACCTGGATTCCTTGTATCATCATAATGATCACAAGACTGATGTATCTGCGTCAACATCTTCTTCATCGTCCTCGGACATGGATGAAGCAGGGGTGCCATCCTCCTTTTCCCAGTTGTTGGAAATCTGAGTCTCGGATTTGTTTCGCCTCCGTGCACCAAGCTTTCTTTGGTGCTCTAGAGAACAAAAACAATAGAAATGAGCATGGCAGAGCTATGTTGGGAAAGCACATAATTAACAGATATTAGCTTCAATTTACTCTTGTTGTTGATTGCACTGCGGGTCATCGCCAAGAACTCTTCCCAGTTGTACTGTCTTAGTTCCTGTTTCTCCTCCTCCGTGAGCTCAAAATTGGGTTCTCTCCCACACATGAAAGCTGCTCTGTAGGCAAAAATGGACAATTCGAATAAGCAGGAAATAATGAGTCATCCCAACAAAATTACTTACAACATATATAATCTGTAGCAATAAGTCAATACCTTCACCCATTAGCTGGAAAATTGCCTAATAAATGTATTCCCTCCATGCACATAAAACGATCTCATGCTTTTACGTGAAATGTGCGGTGTTTCCACTGGAAAACCATGCAAAACACATTTGTTTCCAATTTGGAATTGTTATGATCATTATGTAGGTTCTGAACCTACATGACCTTAATTGCAACTCCTCTGACCTACCCtataaacataagatttcaaatatttgATGTTTAAGATTTATGAATTTAAAATGCTACATATCATAATCAATAGAGGATTCAATTTAAATAATTTGTGCAAGTTCTACTTCCATCTCAGATTGGTCCTGGTGGCCAACTCAAAAACATTCTCAGATCCTCTAGTAAAGTAATCTGAACAGCGCAACAATAGAGAGTCGAAGATGCATATAAGTATACAattgcattttttttaaaaaatacaatTGCATTTTAAGTAATACTTAGCGAACAAGATTATAGTAAAATAATTGACGGACCTAAGATAAAATAGGTAAAATATTTCTAttgtttatttaaaaaaataagatcAGAATCTCAAACTTCTTATAACTTATAAAAACATCTTTGAAATGAGACCATTGTGAAAAGAGTAAAATGTGAAATATGAAAGGAAGGTTAGCAATTATATCTAGAAACAGGAAACAAAAGACAGCTAAGAAACTTCTTATGCAATATGCATGGATTGTTATGCTGATCGAACCAATTTGTGTTGTTTGTGTTTTAACGGACACGGAATCAGCACCAGTAACAGCTTCCCACTATATCAAGGTTATTGTCAACATAAACTTCACAAAGCTTCCTTTGTGCCTTTGGCAGCAGAATTTGGTGTTATCATGAGTTTCAGTTTCATGCCATTTCACTGACACAATGAAGTCTATCACACTGAGTGCTTTTCAGCTGAAAACAGCTTTTCAGTTATTTTCAAGTTTTTACCAGTTGTGTCAGGTGATCTTATCAATGCGTTAGACTTAGATTGGCCATATCAGGTAAGCAACATTATGTAATTAAACAAccagtttgtttcaaaatatctGATCCATTATATCTTGAGGAGCAGAGGGGAATTATCACTTGGGAGTTGGGAGTACCATTGCCTTTAAAGGGAAGATGCTCCAGCCCACAAATGTTACTTGATCACCGGGCAGAATAGAGAAACATAAGGCTGGAAGAGAGGTTATACCATAGGATAGGTATGCAAGTATTACTACTATGTGTTATTTTACTCTAGTGaaagctttttttttcttcttttgtttctcttttctTTGAAAGATTCGACAAGCTGCCACATGCCATCCTGACAGCCAATCAAAGTGTTTTTCACTACTGTAACATAAAACCTTGCATGTATTAATTCTCTAAGGTGGAGGTGAGTCCCCTGCTCTCTCACTCCCTCGCAGTTTTGAATTTTCTAATTCTTTGCCAATATGCCTTATGGTACATGCCATCAGACAATCAGCACGGTGACTCATATCATGGTCCGCAAGCCAAGTCCAAATTTTTGGAATTGGCTTTATTGGGAGCTATCACCAATTCTTTTCCTAAGCACTCCAAATCCTTCTTCAAACTTATGAATCACTTTTCTTTAGCATTCTTCTAGTGTTTACACTAGTTTGTGAACATTTTATTAGTCAAAAGTTTAAAGGATAAAAGAAAATCAGAAGAAGACAAAGATCTTGGGAACTAAGACATTCAGAAATCTTTGGTGACACCAAGAGGGGGCAATAATTAAAGGAATATACTAACAGTATGGACAAAGATTTTCTTTACTTATGGTGTAGAGTCAATAGTGAattcaaagaataaccaagagagAAAATGATGCTATTGCAAAACCTAGAAACCTTGTGACATAAATAAAGATTACAATCCAAGTTAACTGCATCTAATAGCACACTACCTGTCATACAATCGAGCAGCGTCTTCCTGAGATCCAACAGTCCCCAAGTGAATCTGTTTCTTGTCAACTTTTATTGCTGCCTGCCATTTCATATTTTTGAAATAAACCCCCCTCATTATACATGGTTCCTGGTCTTCGTAGTGCTTCCTCCTGTGTCGCTTTCTGCGTTTTATTTCTTTACCTATAAATAAAATCCAGAGGCGAGCCAGTTAAGACTTCCTTGAAATAGTTATCATTATGTCAAATACTTCAATGAAAGTTTCGTAATTCATGCCATCACGAAGAAGAATCTCTTTTAACTTCTTTTGTTACGGCAAATATGGCAAGCATAATGTtttaatatacatgtatatgtgttTTACTCTTCAAACTTGATACTACAAGAAATAATCTACTTGTGAGTAAAATACTATAGGAAATAATGTACTTGTGATTACTCAAGATATCTGAGCCT encodes the following:
- the LOC103994195 gene encoding 17.4 kDa class I heat shock protein-like, producing MSSVSGLAYASWGNNVFDAFSIEPWDPFDGLPFRSSSSGPRSFSFVGARVDWKETPEVHVFRANLWGLKQEEVRVEVEDGRILRISAERSRRADNAWHRAGRSGGRFLRRFRLPENARMEQVRTAMENGVLTVTVHKGVLKGRLS
- the LOC135680464 gene encoding ethylene-responsive transcription factor-like protein At4g13040 isoform X2; its protein translation is MVSIRRRRYLGLCSGKSSFPVVLPRPIENGNAVESPTQQIKPVSVHPMRLVDTSLKKLVAKSETYPGSSSASGLITSKEEPNHYYPGKEIKRRKRHRRKHYEDQEPCIMRGVYFKNMKWQAAIKVDKKQIHLGTVGSQEDAARLYDRAAFMCGREPNFELTEEEKQELRQYNWEEFLAMTRSAINNKKHQRKLGARRRNKSETQISNNWEKEDGTPASSMSEDDEEDVDADTSVL
- the LOC135680464 gene encoding ethylene-responsive transcription factor-like protein At4g13040 isoform X1, encoding MCWQDKLDLAGEYHLNEQSLGAVSHAGSPKSGVSFTSEQSAMVSIRRRRYLGLCSGKSSFPVVLPRPIENGNAVESPTQQIKPVSVHPMRLVDTSLKKLVAKSETYPGSSSASGLITSKEEPNHYYPGKEIKRRKRHRRKHYEDQEPCIMRGVYFKNMKWQAAIKVDKKQIHLGTVGSQEDAARLYDRAAFMCGREPNFELTEEEKQELRQYNWEEFLAMTRSAINNKKHQRKLGARRRNKSETQISNNWEKEDGTPASSMSEDDEEDVDADTSVL